One window of the Candidatus Chryseobacterium colombiense genome contains the following:
- a CDS encoding ribulokinase, which translates to MKKYVIGLDYGTDSVRAVLIDTENGAELATSVSYYKRWKEGKFCKPEENQFRQHPLDHIEGLEKTISTVVKESGVAPENILSICIDTTGSSPLPVNKEGTALSLLPEFSENPNAMMVLWKDHTSIGEAEEINHLARNWGGEDYTKFEGGIYSSEWFWAKILHINREDESVKNAAYSWMEHCDYLTFLLSDNQDLATFKRSRCAAGHKAMWHESWDGLPSKEFLGQLDASLAELHDRLYDKSYTSDEVAGNLNEEWGTKLGLTTNTVIAVGTFDAHSGAVGAKVEENTLIRIMGTSTCDIMVAPNEIIGDKTVKGICGQVDGSVIPGLMGLEAGQSAFGDVLAWYKDILTWPTHHILMNSNVIDENQKQLLKEEIENNLIRNLTLEAEKIPLSEVVPVALDWINGRRTPDANQELKMAISNLSLGTKAPHIFKALVNAICFGAKKIVDRFEDEGVKIEKVIGIGGVARKSPFIMQTLANVLNMPIVVAASDQAPALGAAIYAAVAAGIYPTVQEASQKMGSDFEAEYFPQVEKVEKYAEFMKQYQILADFTENNIKSKKKLTVESL; encoded by the coding sequence ATGAAAAAGTACGTTATCGGCTTAGACTACGGAACAGACTCTGTTCGGGCCGTTTTGATTGATACGGAAAACGGGGCAGAACTGGCAACTTCCGTAAGCTATTACAAGAGATGGAAAGAAGGAAAATTCTGCAAGCCGGAAGAAAATCAATTTCGTCAACACCCACTAGACCATATCGAAGGGTTGGAAAAAACCATTTCAACCGTTGTCAAAGAAAGTGGCGTTGCGCCTGAAAATATCCTCAGCATTTGTATTGATACAACAGGTTCATCACCTCTTCCCGTGAATAAAGAAGGAACTGCATTATCACTTTTGCCTGAATTTTCAGAAAATCCGAATGCAATGATGGTGCTGTGGAAAGATCACACTTCCATTGGTGAAGCCGAAGAAATCAATCATCTTGCAAGAAACTGGGGCGGCGAAGATTATACAAAATTTGAAGGAGGAATCTATTCTTCCGAATGGTTTTGGGCAAAAATTCTTCACATCAACAGAGAAGATGAATCCGTTAAAAATGCCGCATACAGCTGGATGGAACATTGCGATTACCTCACATTTTTACTTTCCGATAATCAGGATTTAGCAACGTTTAAAAGAAGCCGTTGTGCGGCGGGTCACAAAGCAATGTGGCACGAGTCGTGGGACGGACTTCCCTCCAAAGAGTTTCTTGGTCAATTGGATGCTTCACTGGCAGAACTTCATGACAGATTGTACGATAAAAGCTATACTTCGGACGAAGTTGCCGGAAATCTTAATGAAGAATGGGGAACAAAATTAGGCTTAACGACCAATACGGTAATTGCTGTCGGAACTTTCGACGCGCATTCCGGAGCGGTCGGCGCAAAAGTCGAGGAGAATACACTGATCAGAATTATGGGAACGTCAACCTGCGATATTATGGTGGCTCCTAACGAAATTATCGGCGACAAAACGGTTAAAGGAATCTGCGGACAGGTAGATGGTTCCGTCATTCCGGGATTGATGGGATTAGAAGCGGGGCAATCCGCATTTGGTGATGTTTTGGCGTGGTACAAAGATATTCTGACCTGGCCGACACACCATATTCTGATGAATTCCAACGTGATTGACGAAAATCAAAAGCAGTTGCTGAAAGAAGAAATAGAAAACAATCTTATTCGCAATCTCACTTTGGAAGCGGAAAAAATTCCACTTTCAGAGGTGGTTCCGGTTGCTTTGGATTGGATTAACGGACGAAGGACTCCCGATGCCAATCAGGAACTGAAAATGGCAATCAGCAACCTTTCCTTGGGTACAAAAGCACCGCATATTTTCAAAGCGTTGGTGAATGCTATTTGCTTTGGAGCCAAAAAAATCGTCGACCGTTTTGAGGATGAAGGCGTAAAAATCGAAAAAGTAATCGGAATCGGAGGCGTTGCCAGAAAATCACCTTTCATTATGCAGACTTTGGCCAACGTTCTTAATATGCCGATTGTAGTGGCAGCTTCAGACCAGGCTCCGGCTTTGGGTGCAGCCATTTATGCGGCTGTTGCGGCTGGAATTTATCCGACTGTTCAGGAAGCGAGCCAGAAAATGGGTTCCGATTTCGAAGCAGAATATTTCCCACAAGTGGAAAAAGTAGAAAAATATGCAGAATTTATGAAACAGTATCAGATTCTCGCAGATTTCACAGAAAACAATATCAAATCAAAGAAAAAGTTGACGGTTGAAAGTTTATAG
- a CDS encoding L-ribulose-5-phosphate 4-epimerase, producing the protein MSIYKELKRECYEANMQLDALKLVVYTFGNVSAVDRDKGIFAIKPSGVPYELLKPEDIVILDYDANVVEGNLRPSSDTKIHAYLYKNWENIGGISHTHAIYSVAWAQAQLDIPIFGTTHADHLTTDIPCAPPMRDDLIEGNYEYNTGIQILDCFKEKNLSYEEVEMVLIGNHGPFTWGKNAEKAVYNSKVLETIAEMAYLTRQINPNAPRLKDSLIKKHYERKHGKNAYYGQ; encoded by the coding sequence ATGAGCATCTATAAAGAATTAAAACGAGAATGTTACGAAGCCAATATGCAACTCGATGCATTGAAGCTGGTCGTTTACACATTCGGAAACGTAAGCGCCGTTGACCGTGATAAAGGAATCTTTGCCATCAAACCGAGCGGTGTTCCTTACGAATTATTAAAACCGGAAGACATCGTGATTTTAGATTACGATGCCAATGTGGTGGAAGGAAATTTAAGACCGTCTTCCGATACCAAAATCCACGCTTATCTCTACAAAAACTGGGAAAACATCGGCGGAATCTCGCATACACACGCCATCTATTCCGTAGCTTGGGCACAGGCACAGCTAGACATCCCGATTTTCGGAACGACCCACGCAGACCATCTGACAACAGATATTCCCTGCGCACCGCCAATGCGGGATGATTTAATCGAAGGTAATTACGAATACAACACCGGAATCCAGATTCTGGATTGTTTCAAAGAAAAAAACTTGTCTTACGAAGAAGTCGAAATGGTGCTCATCGGAAATCACGGACCGTTCACTTGGGGGAAAAATGCTGAGAAAGCTGTTTATAACAGCAAAGTCCTCGAAACCATCGCTGAAATGGCGTATCTCACAAGACAAATCAATCCAAACGCACCTCGTTTGAAAGATTCACTCATCAAAAAACATTACGAACGGAAACACGGCAAAAATGCTTATTACGGACAATAA
- the araA gene encoding L-arabinose isomerase, producing MLTPLNTKEIWFITGSQHLYGPETLAQVAEHSAKIVEAFNASSQIPVKVVLKPTVKTTEEIFETLTAANFAKDCIGIVTWMHTFSPAKMWIRGLTALQKPMLHLHTQFNQDIPWSTMDMDFMNLNQAAHGDREFGFMVSRLRKNRKVVVGHWAEERVQKQIGEWSRVAAGWDDWQGAKFARFGDNMRFVAVTDGDKVEAETKFGFSVNTWGIGDLVSVVNSIGDGEIKTLIEEYEASYKMAESLLSGGSNRKSLEVAARIELGLEKFLKDGNFKGFSDTFEDLHGLEQLPGIAVQRLMEKGYGFAGEGDWKTAALVRAMKTMGQGLEGGNAFMEDYTYHLNPSNPSILGSHMLEVDPVLAVDKPSCEIHPLGIGGKADPVRLVFNSRGNIDSLNAALMDFGNHFRLLINKTRALEITEELPKLPVARVLWKPLPDLYTAAEAWILAGGAHHTCYSENISVEQLEDFAEIAGIESLVIDEDTKISDFKNTLRWNEIYYR from the coding sequence ATGTTAACACCTCTCAATACGAAAGAAATCTGGTTTATCACCGGAAGCCAGCATTTATACGGCCCTGAAACATTAGCACAGGTTGCGGAACATTCTGCAAAAATCGTAGAAGCATTCAATGCTTCGTCACAGATTCCTGTAAAAGTGGTTTTGAAGCCAACTGTAAAAACGACGGAAGAAATCTTTGAAACACTTACGGCTGCTAACTTTGCAAAAGACTGCATCGGAATCGTAACCTGGATGCACACGTTTTCACCCGCAAAAATGTGGATCCGCGGATTAACTGCCTTGCAAAAGCCAATGTTACATCTTCACACGCAGTTCAATCAGGATATTCCGTGGTCTACGATGGATATGGACTTTATGAACTTAAACCAAGCGGCTCACGGCGACAGGGAATTCGGATTTATGGTAAGCCGTCTGCGCAAAAACAGAAAAGTTGTTGTAGGACATTGGGCTGAAGAAAGAGTTCAGAAACAAATCGGAGAATGGAGTAGAGTTGCCGCAGGTTGGGATGATTGGCAAGGTGCGAAGTTTGCCCGTTTTGGTGATAATATGAGATTTGTGGCCGTTACCGACGGAGATAAAGTAGAAGCGGAAACCAAATTTGGATTTTCGGTAAACACTTGGGGAATCGGGGATTTGGTAAGCGTTGTCAATTCCATTGGCGATGGTGAAATTAAAACCTTAATTGAAGAATATGAAGCCTCATACAAAATGGCAGAATCTCTTCTTTCCGGAGGCTCGAACAGAAAATCTCTGGAAGTTGCCGCAAGAATTGAATTAGGTTTGGAAAAATTCCTGAAAGACGGAAATTTCAAAGGTTTCTCTGATACTTTCGAAGATCTTCATGGTTTGGAGCAATTGCCTGGAATTGCCGTTCAAAGATTAATGGAAAAAGGTTACGGATTTGCTGGGGAAGGCGATTGGAAAACGGCCGCTTTAGTTCGTGCGATGAAAACAATGGGACAAGGCCTTGAAGGCGGAAATGCCTTTATGGAAGATTATACTTATCATTTGAATCCTTCAAATCCTTCGATTTTAGGTTCACATATGTTGGAAGTTGACCCTGTTTTGGCGGTTGACAAACCTTCTTGTGAAATTCATCCGTTAGGAATTGGCGGAAAAGCTGACCCGGTTCGTCTGGTGTTTAATTCGAGAGGAAATATCGATTCTTTAAATGCAGCTTTGATGGATTTCGGAAATCATTTCAGACTGTTAATCAACAAAACAAGAGCGTTGGAAATCACCGAAGAATTGCCAAAACTTCCGGTTGCGAGAGTCCTTTGGAAACCGCTTCCTGATTTGTACACGGCAGCGGAAGCCTGGATTTTGGCAGGTGGAGCGCATCACACGTGTTACAGTGAGAATATCAGCGTGGAACAGTTGGAAGATTTTGCGGAGATTGCAGGTATCGAATCGCTTGTTATTGATGAAGATACGAAAATCAGTGATTTTAAGAACACACTTCGCTGGAATGAAATATATTATCGTTAA
- a CDS encoding galactose mutarotase: protein MRKTSINLIILFAVLCIFGCNKKENQSKTQPETMENIQVSDYGVTSKGDSIKKYTLTNKNGMKLEVINFGGIITSLTAPDKNGKYEDVVLGFTKPEDYFNGNPYYFGALIGRYGNRIANAKFTLEGKVYDIDKNDGPNSLHGGKEGFHTKFWNIEPVKDAKFPTLKLTYTSADGEEGYPGKLTTTVLYTLTDDNALEISYEAETDKPTVVNLTQHSYFNLSGNFSKTILDHELQINGDKFTPVNETLIPTGEQKAVKGTPFDFTASKAIGKDINADDDQLKKGKGYDHNWILNGNGLRSIAKVYHPESGRVMEVLTDEPGVQFYSGNFLDGKFDTKTGGKNEFRTGFCLETQHFPDSPNQASFPSTELEPGQKYQSKTIYKFSVKK, encoded by the coding sequence ATGAGAAAAACAAGTATCAACCTGATAATTCTTTTTGCCGTTTTATGTATTTTCGGGTGCAATAAAAAAGAAAATCAATCAAAAACTCAACCGGAAACAATGGAAAACATACAGGTTTCAGATTACGGAGTCACGTCAAAAGGTGATTCCATCAAAAAATATACTTTGACCAACAAAAACGGGATGAAGCTGGAAGTCATTAACTTCGGTGGAATTATCACTTCACTTACCGCTCCCGATAAAAATGGAAAATACGAAGATGTCGTTTTAGGATTTACAAAGCCTGAAGATTATTTCAACGGCAATCCATATTATTTCGGGGCATTGATTGGCCGTTACGGAAACAGAATTGCCAACGCCAAATTCACTTTGGAAGGTAAAGTTTATGACATCGACAAGAATGACGGACCCAACAGTCTTCACGGTGGAAAAGAAGGTTTTCACACTAAATTCTGGAACATCGAGCCTGTAAAAGATGCCAAATTCCCGACTTTGAAACTGACTTATACCAGCGCAGACGGTGAAGAAGGCTATCCTGGAAAATTAACGACAACGGTTTTGTATACTTTGACGGACGACAACGCGCTTGAAATTTCTTACGAAGCGGAAACCGATAAACCGACTGTGGTGAATTTGACTCAGCATTCGTATTTCAATCTTTCAGGGAATTTCTCAAAAACAATTCTTGACCACGAATTGCAGATTAACGGAGATAAATTCACACCAGTAAATGAAACTCTAATTCCGACTGGAGAACAGAAAGCGGTGAAAGGAACTCCGTTTGATTTCACAGCTTCAAAAGCAATTGGAAAAGATATCAATGCTGATGACGACCAACTGAAAAAAGGAAAAGGCTACGACCACAACTGGATTCTGAACGGAAACGGATTGAGAAGTATTGCTAAAGTTTACCATCCTGAATCAGGTAGGGTAATGGAAGTTTTGACCGATGAACCGGGCGTTCAGTTCTATTCCGGGAATTTCCTTGATGGAAAATTTGATACTAAAACAGGTGGGAAAAATGAATTCAGAACAGGTTTTTGTTTAGAAACACAGCATTTTCCAGATTCACCAAACCAAGCATCTTTTCCTTCTACAGAACTGGAGCCGGGACAGAAATATCAGTCGAAAACAATTTATAAATTCTCAGTTAAAAAATAA
- a CDS encoding sodium/solute symporter (Members of the Solute:Sodium Symporter (SSS), TC 2.A.21 as described in tcdb.org, catalyze solute:Na+ symport. Known solutes for members of the family include sugars, amino acids, nucleosides, inositols, vitamins, urea or anions, depending on the system.) — translation MGNLATLDIIIFLIYFVVVAGYGIWIYKKKKSAASGSKDYFLAEGSLTWWAIGASLIASNISAEQFIGMSGEGFFVGIAVAAYEWIAAIALIIIAVWFIPIYLKNKIYTMPQFLETRYNKSVSLIMAVFWLFLYVIVNLTSILYLGALAIDTLLGGDNLHIIMIGLLLMALLIGLGGMKVIGYTDVIQVAVLIIGGFATVYMALQIVDQRINGAVVGNALTGFQTLMNEAPQHFKLMLEKPVKTTTTLAMPENLDVQKYVVLPGLAMYFAGQWIVNLNYWGCNQYITQRALGADLKTARTGILFAGFLKLFMPIIVMLPGIAAYVLYSKGHLAGFNGVKDGAYSAILGFLPVGLKGLAVAALTAAIVASLAGKVNSISTIFTLDIYKKYLKADATEIQMVRTGRWAIIIAMFLALAFTWTDVLGIGGEGGFTFIQKYTGFISPGVFAMFLLGMFWKRTTGTAALVGVILGFVLAIFFNSFAVDIFGKETWLYTAFTYEKLENGVVHTITEIPFLINMGWSFVITIIAMILISLAGPKVNPKAFVIDATMFKVDNRTLVLIVVTLLLLTALYVRFW, via the coding sequence ATGGGAAATTTAGCAACTCTTGATATCATCATATTTCTAATTTATTTTGTGGTGGTTGCAGGTTACGGAATCTGGATTTACAAAAAGAAAAAATCGGCGGCTTCAGGTAGTAAAGATTATTTCCTGGCAGAAGGTTCACTGACGTGGTGGGCGATTGGAGCGAGTTTAATTGCTTCCAATATTTCAGCTGAACAGTTCATTGGAATGTCTGGCGAAGGATTTTTTGTGGGAATTGCCGTTGCAGCGTACGAGTGGATTGCCGCGATTGCACTGATTATCATTGCGGTTTGGTTCATTCCGATTTACCTCAAAAATAAAATTTATACGATGCCACAATTCCTGGAAACCCGTTATAATAAATCGGTTTCCCTGATTATGGCGGTGTTCTGGCTGTTTTTATATGTGATTGTCAACCTTACTTCCATTCTTTATTTAGGTGCTTTGGCGATTGATACATTGCTTGGAGGTGACAATCTTCATATCATTATGATTGGATTGCTTCTAATGGCTTTATTAATTGGTCTTGGCGGTATGAAAGTAATCGGTTACACAGACGTAATTCAGGTGGCGGTTTTAATTATCGGAGGTTTTGCGACGGTTTATATGGCGCTTCAGATTGTCGACCAGAGAATCAACGGAGCGGTTGTAGGAAATGCTTTGACAGGTTTTCAGACCTTGATGAACGAAGCTCCGCAACATTTCAAATTAATGTTGGAAAAGCCGGTTAAAACAACGACAACTTTAGCTATGCCTGAAAACCTGGATGTTCAGAAATATGTGGTTTTACCGGGACTGGCAATGTATTTTGCAGGACAGTGGATTGTTAATTTAAATTATTGGGGTTGCAATCAATATATCACGCAAAGAGCTTTGGGAGCTGATTTGAAGACGGCAAGAACCGGGATTTTATTCGCAGGATTCTTAAAATTATTTATGCCGATTATCGTAATGCTTCCGGGAATTGCAGCTTACGTTTTATACTCGAAAGGACATTTGGCTGGCTTTAATGGCGTAAAAGATGGCGCGTATTCTGCGATTTTAGGATTTTTGCCGGTTGGTCTGAAAGGTCTTGCTGTAGCGGCTTTAACTGCAGCAATAGTTGCTTCTTTGGCAGGAAAAGTGAACAGTATTTCAACGATTTTCACATTAGACATTTATAAAAAATATTTGAAGGCAGATGCAACGGAAATCCAGATGGTAAGAACTGGAAGATGGGCGATTATCATTGCGATGTTTCTGGCGCTGGCATTTACTTGGACGGATGTTCTAGGAATCGGTGGTGAAGGCGGATTTACTTTCATCCAGAAATATACAGGATTCATCAGTCCGGGCGTTTTTGCGATGTTCCTTTTGGGAATGTTCTGGAAAAGAACAACCGGAACAGCAGCTTTGGTAGGTGTAATTTTAGGATTCGTTCTTGCAATTTTCTTCAACAGTTTTGCAGTTGATATTTTTGGGAAAGAAACTTGGTTATACACAGCTTTCACGTATGAAAAACTGGAAAACGGTGTAGTTCATACGATTACTGAAATTCCATTTCTGATTAATATGGGATGGTCATTCGTGATCACAATTATAGCAATGATTCTCATCAGTCTTGCAGGACCAAAAGTGAATCCGAAAGCTTTTGTTATCGATGCCACAATGTTCAAAGTGGATAACAGAACATTGGTTTTAATTGTTGTGACATTACTTTTACTGACTGCACTTTATGTAAGGTTCTGGTAA
- a CDS encoding Crp/Fnr family transcriptional regulator codes for MKVFNELIQQHFGPLNSQDLSVIQSYFREEQLGKNEIFTNSDEICNKLSIVKSGILRVFALSEDGKEITQWLSTKDFFITDVMGFFFNQPNRWTIQAFTETELLTISKADYLKLCHEYPKWLEIEKKFIIKCFSMMEDRVFSHLSMTAEERYNQYFEQNKELFHQVPLQYIASVLGMTPETFSRIRKRQAENS; via the coding sequence ATGAAAGTTTTTAATGAATTGATACAACAACATTTTGGTCCGTTGAATTCTCAGGATCTGTCTGTTATCCAGTCTTATTTCAGGGAAGAACAATTAGGGAAAAATGAAATATTTACCAATTCAGATGAAATTTGTAACAAATTGAGCATCGTGAAATCTGGTATTTTGCGTGTCTTTGCTTTGTCAGAAGATGGAAAAGAGATTACACAATGGCTTTCCACAAAAGACTTTTTCATCACCGATGTGATGGGATTTTTCTTTAATCAACCCAATCGGTGGACGATACAGGCTTTTACTGAAACCGAATTACTTACCATTTCCAAAGCAGATTATTTAAAACTTTGCCACGAATATCCGAAATGGCTTGAAATTGAAAAAAAGTTTATCATCAAATGTTTTTCAATGATGGAAGACAGGGTTTTTTCCCATCTTTCGATGACGGCGGAAGAAAGGTATAATCAATATTTTGAACAGAATAAAGAGTTATTTCATCAGGTTCCGTTGCAGTATATTGCTTCGGTTTTGGGAATGACGCCCGAAACATTCAGCAGAATCAGGAAACGGCAGGCAGAAAATTCTTGA
- a CDS encoding DUF4260 domain-containing protein: MKNLLQLEELGQFGFAIFLFTQLEFQWWLFPLCLLLPDISMVGYLINPKIGAWLYNFFHHKLLAIVVLILGFWLKIPIVEFTGIILLAHSAMDRIFGYGLKFEDDFKHTHLGLIGKNKPFKS; this comes from the coding sequence ATGAAAAATCTCTTACAGCTCGAAGAATTAGGGCAATTTGGTTTCGCCATTTTCCTGTTTACTCAGTTAGAATTTCAATGGTGGCTTTTTCCGCTTTGCCTTTTGCTCCCGGATATTTCGATGGTTGGATATTTAATCAATCCAAAAATCGGAGCCTGGCTGTATAATTTTTTTCATCACAAATTGCTTGCAATCGTTGTTTTGATTCTTGGATTTTGGCTTAAAATTCCGATTGTAGAATTTACCGGAATCATTTTATTGGCTCACTCTGCGATGGACAGGATTTTCGGATACGGATTGAAATTTGAAGACGATTTCAAACACACGCATCTGGGTTTGATTGGGAAAAATAAGCCTTTTAAATCTTAA
- a CDS encoding NUDIX domain-containing protein, whose protein sequence is MTQDYSHFPRHLVAVDCIIFGFDGENLKILLVQRNFEPKMGEWSLMGGFIGNKETSDEAAQRVLNTLTGLENIYLEQLNSYTQIDREPTARIMSISYYALINIEKNIQINEKYSAKWFDLQDFPNLIFDHNEMVKDAVLRLRRRASTRPIGFELLPEKFTMKDLQSLYEAIFNEQYDKRNFISKINALDILVKTEEKDMTSSKKGSFLYRFDEDKYKKKLAEGFMFKI, encoded by the coding sequence ATGACACAAGACTATTCTCACTTTCCACGACATTTGGTAGCTGTTGACTGCATTATTTTCGGTTTCGATGGCGAAAATCTTAAAATCCTTTTAGTACAAAGGAATTTTGAGCCAAAAATGGGAGAATGGTCATTAATGGGCGGTTTTATCGGGAACAAAGAAACCTCTGATGAAGCGGCGCAGCGTGTCCTGAATACACTTACCGGACTGGAAAATATCTATCTTGAACAGCTCAATTCCTACACTCAAATCGATCGCGAACCAACGGCGAGAATCATGTCAATTTCGTATTACGCACTGATCAATATTGAAAAAAATATTCAGATCAATGAAAAATATAGTGCGAAATGGTTTGATCTTCAGGATTTTCCGAACCTGATTTTTGATCATAACGAAATGGTGAAAGATGCGGTTCTGAGATTGAGAAGAAGAGCATCTACAAGACCTATCGGTTTCGAGCTTCTGCCTGAAAAATTTACGATGAAAGATTTGCAGAGTTTATACGAAGCCATCTTTAACGAACAGTATGACAAGCGGAATTTCATCAGCAAAATCAATGCGCTGGATATTCTTGTGAAAACTGAGGAAAAAGATATGACCTCGTCTAAAAAAGGCTCTTTTTTGTACCGATTTGATGAGGATAAATATAAGAAAAAGCTTGCAGAAGGGTTTATGTTTAAGATTTAA